The proteins below are encoded in one region of Drosophila santomea strain STO CAGO 1482 chromosome 2R, Prin_Dsan_1.1, whole genome shotgun sequence:
- the LOC120445463 gene encoding uncharacterized protein LOC120445463 — protein MKWLLLCCALCVVTSRGSGGAVRETLDIIRLIQDVTHSILKSWDLINKVPVAEVTAGALIYANQRQIIGQLEEVSGNIRNLEEQQARNTVLTIETLMRELQDKNQLLHRLNQWKDFTKSISFRYDQLADYERNKDSLEATTLVQFANWCVQPSSSSLSWLLQAHHESLYSGDSTDPILDYTHSLLSALTTSFEKSPDQMCLARQSAQQFAYQLFSKATFTQLKGYSLMELSWMLLRQAGRGNFTEEMHLMRRNHQKRIQQAQRVLQQVMADSSRLYWRCDPGKNEHVEGKTYHRVTRLLQGFVENEINLNPNQSCGSSCPDYHDTRSSGCYQPEEEFCGQQPACKGRLYNCNTIESDISVWSQDSGSVSSRNT, from the coding sequence CACGTGGCTCCGGAGGGGCTGTCCGGGAAACCCTGGACATCATCCGGCTGATCCAGGATGTCACACACTCCATCCTCAAATCGTGGGATCTGATCAATAAGGTCCCGGTGGCGGAGGTCACCGCCGGCGCCCTGATCTACGCCAATCAGCGCCAGATAATAGGCCAGCTCGAGGAGGTTTCCGGGAATATCCGCAatctggaggagcagcaggcgaGGAACACCGTTCTGACCATTGAGACTCTGATGCGGGAGTTGCAGGACAAGAACCAGTTACTGCATCGGCTCAACCAGTGGAAGGACTTTACCAAGTCCATCAGTTTTCGATACGATCAGCTGGCCGACTACGAACGTAACAAGGATTCGCTGGAGGCCACCACTCTCGTCCAGTTCGCAAATTGGTGCGTTCAACCCAGCTCCTCTTCGCTCTCCTGGCTGCTGCAAGCTCACCACGAGAGCCTGTACTCCGGTGACTCCACTGACCCCATACTGGACTACACGCACTCTTTGCTCTCGGCATTGACAACCAGTTTTGAGAAGTCCCCGGACCAAATGTGTCTGGCCAGGCAGTCCGCCCAGCAGTTCGCCTATCAGCTCTTCTCCAAGGCCACTTTCACGCAGCTGAAGGGCTACAGCTTGATGGAGCTCTCTTGGATGCTGCTGCGCCAAGCCGGTCGCGGAAACTTCACCGAGGAAATGCATTTAATGCGACGGAACCACCAGAAGCGCATCCAGCAAGCACAGCGGGTTCTCCAGCAGGTCATGGCTGACAGCAGCCGGCTGTACTGGCGTTGCGATCCCGGCAAGAACGAGCATGTGGAGGGCAAGACCTATCACCGTGTCACTCGTCTGCTGCAGGGCTTTGTGGAGAACGAAATCAACCTGAATCCGAACCAGAGctgcggcagcagctgcccaGACTACCATGACACCCGCTCGAGCGGCTGCTACCAGCCGGAGGAGGAGTTCTGTGGCCAGCAGCCCGCCTGCAAGGGAAGGCTCTACAACTGCAACACCATCGAGTCCGACATCTCGGTCTGGTCACAGGATTCCGGTTCCGTGTCTTCAAGAAACACCTGA
- the LOC120445464 gene encoding ribose-5-phosphate isomerase: MLSGLLRRGVQPARFTQLLGEDLLRGAAALHSQIRKMDDIALDAAKKTAARTAVDQWVTEDTKILGIGSGSTVVYAVQRIAERVWKEGELTDLICVPSSYQARHLILDYNLNLGDLDRNPNIDVAIDGADEVDRHMVLIKGGGGCLLQEKVVASCAKHFIVVADYTKNSIRLGEQWCRGVPIEVAPMAYVPIKLHIEALFGGEASLRMAKVKAGPIVTDNGNFLLDWKFIANREYDWDEVNRAITLIPGVLETGLFVNMATKCYYGMADGQVKVQNK; this comes from the coding sequence ATGTTATCTGGGTTATTGCGACGAGGCGTCCAACCAGCACGGTTCACTCAGCTTCTCGGCGAAGATCTCTTACGCGGCGCAGCGGCACTCCACTCCCAGATACGCAAGATGGACGACATTGCTCTGGACGCGGCCAAGAAGACGGCGGCCCGCACGGCTGTGGATCAGTGGGTGACGGAGGACACGAAGATTCTGGGTATTGGCAGTGGGTCCACTGTGGTGTACGCCGTGCAGCGCATCGCGGAGCGCGTGTGGAAGGAGGGTGAGCTGACGGACCTCATCTGCGTGCCGTCGTCCTACCAGGCGCGCCATCTGATCCTCGACTATAACCTCAACCTGGGCGATCTGGACAGGAATCCCAACATAGACGTGGCCATCGACGGGGCCGACGAGGTCGACCGACACATGGTGCTCATCaagggcggcggcggctgttTGCTGCAGGAGAAGGTGGTGGCCTCCTGCGCCAAGCACTTCATCGTGGTGGCCGACTACACAAAGAACTCCATCCGTCTGGGGGAGCAGTGGTGCCGCGGAGTGCCCATCGAGGTGGCCCCAATGGCGTACGTGCCCATCAAGCTGCACATCGAGGCGCTCTTTGGCGGCGAGGCTTCTCTGCGGATGGCCAAGGTGAAGGCGGGACCCATCGTCACGGATAATGGCAACTTCCTGCTGGACTGGAAGTTCATCGCCAACCGGGAGTACGACTGGGATGAGGTCAACCGCGCCATCACCCTGATTCCGGGCGTCCTGGAGACGGGTCTGTTCGTGAACATGGCCACCAAGTGCT